The DNA region TCAAATAATAAACTCCGAACTATTTTATTCATGGCTGAGAATCTTTATTTATAGGATACAATGATATAATACATATACGTATATAGAAAGTTTGAGATATAAAGATTGATATTTCAATCTTAATAGAAATCTATCTACATAATCATTTATGTTGGAAGTTATATCATAACACTTCCTGATTTTTTTCCTAATTTTAGTAGTTTTTGTTTATAAGTtttcaaaattataataatctttattaattgatttattAATATATGTATAAGTTGATggcattatttaaaaaattaaagttttatatattttatcaataaataaaaaatatataagttAAAAAATTTGCTGGGCCCTTCaggttattaatatttttttcccatTGTTACATTTTTTTGttatctatatttttaaattaaaaaaaccaATAATACACAGAGTCTGAGACTACGGTTGATCAGGAACAAGCAATGTTAGGGTTTAGATCTTTCCCAATCCTCCACAGTTCCCTCCAAATTCAATCCTGTAATCGCGATTCTTCCACCTCAAATCCCTAATTTCCATTCACCGTTAACCCCAAAGTCCCAATCCCAACTCCTAAATCTCTACACCAGAAAACATTTCCGAATTTATGCAGAAAATGGGAGCAAGGAAAAAGAAGGCAAGAATGGGGTTCCACCAGAAAAATCGAGCAACAGGGAGGAAGAGAAGGTGGAGAATGAGCTGCCCAGATTCAATCTGAGGTGGGCGGAACTGCTGCTGGACCCGAATCCGGACAACATCGTGGCCGTTGGATTGACTGGGCTTCTGACGTGGGCCAGCGTCCAGGTTCTGTGGCAGCTGTTCGTGATATCGGCGGCCATCTTGATCGCCGCTCTCAAGTATACCCTCGTCGCCGCTCTTCTCATCTTCGTTCTCATTACTCTGCTTTGATTTTCCATCTACACTTCCCCCCTTTctttgtattattattatttcgtAAAAATTAGTAGTgtgtgattaaataatatattattattactgATAAATAGCGgtgtatttcatttttttcgTGGGAATGGACGAACGGTATTCTTCGATGgcaaaaaatttgtgtgagacaatctcacggaTCTTACTTGAATTATTcagtaaaaaatattaatttttatgctaagagtattattttttactgtGAACATCGATATGATTGACTTGTcacataaataaaaattcgtgaaaccgtctcagaGACCTACTATTCATTGAGAATTTGATGGAAAAATCTCTAAAAAAGTTGCACCTTCTCTTTTCTCAATTTAATCACATAATTTTTatgcaaaaatatttaaaaaaaaagattgatCAATAATTTTAGTCAAAATGTGGATGCatgtaaaaatataaaatgaaaaaagggtgggtcaaatcaaaatcaaactactTTTCATTTTGTTTCGATTTCGTGTAGGTGGTCGGTTGCATCCCGATTTACACAATACGAATCAAAACCAATTATGTTTACTTCTTGCAAGTTACACGAGCGATGTGAAAATGTTCGAAATCAACGTACACTAAAGAACAATGAAACTCGGTTTTGTGGTTGTGGGTCACTTTAAAACTTATGTCCACTCGGAAACACACTGTCGAATACTAATTCCACAAAATTTTGAAGGGGCATCGACGTTGCAGTTCATGGTCAATATCCAACAATTTTAGCCAAAGTAGAATCGAATATAACagaaaattacatttaaataaacaCACTAAACGACCACATCTACAAAATCGAGCAATTAAATATAACCATCGTATAGTTAATATACGCTTCAAATAGAACCTGGGCTGTTTGAAATCCCTACACCTCCAAAATCACGTTTTACAAAAACAAATGAAGCTTGTCTCATCCAAAACAACAAATATGATGTTGAATAAGCAACATACTCGATGTCTGTTTGACGATATTCCCGTTTGACGAGACGATAATCCGGTTCTCAAAGACAGCAGACCAAGGTTATGGTGGCGTTAAAACAAAGGCTCACAATACCTAATCGAAATCAAACTTAATCTTCTTGGGAACACTTTGGAGGCCTACCACCTGAAACAAGTCAAGTCAAATCATCCAGTTAAAAATCTAGAAATCAAACACTTACGACACAGgttaatttatttgatcaaaATATAGAATAGTTTAAGGTAAAGCACAAGGACTTCAAACGTACGAGGATTTTATTATGTTCTCATGCCAGTAAATTCTTACAATTTCCGGACACTCGTAATCAATACCAGCAGCCTCGATCCGCTTTCGTCTTTTCTTATCTCTTTTCAGTATTCCCGTTACCAATTTCTGCTGCTGCTCAAAAGTTTTCTCCTGGACTTGGTAGGATTCAAGGAAAAAATGATTCAGAGTTTAGAAGTGTTTTGTTTTGCGTAAGATTTGTGCTTTGACAAACCGTACATCTATCTTTCAACAAAATGCATAATATGTTCAAATTAAGTTTACACCTTATCTTGACGTCTCCGCTCGATCTGAACCCAATCCAAGGGTTTGTAGGAGCGGTTCATGCCTTTCCATCTGAAACAGTTGAGTAACGTTCAATTACCAATTCAGCGAGCCTTCAAAATTTACATCTTTACCAGTAAAAGGGAAGCCTAGTTTAAGCGTTGACCCATCGTAAGATAGTTCAATTCCAAGATCATGCCCATGTTATCATATACTACAGGGAAATACCCTTTATTCATGTAAAAATAAGATATCCCCAAGTATGGTTTGCAGAGGAAATTTCTTCCAACATTAGCATCATTACAACCAGAAAATGGGATGACCAGGCAATAGCATAATAAGGGGATTGCAGAGTTATTACTCACATTTGTGGATGAACCCGTTCCTGGGGAACAAGACTCACTTGCAACAAATGCTCATACATTAAATAATTATGCATGCAATCGGCAACAACTTTGGCAACCTGCAGTTGAGAACAAAAGAATGAAAACTCAGAGATGAAAAGCACATCCCAAGCAAGTTATATTATAATATCTTTGCACAAAATCAACCTCTGGAGACTCGAACTCAATGAATCCAAAATGCTTTGACTTTCCGGTCTGTAATGTAAGATAGAAAAGTAAATCAATATGGACACAAAATTCTCTTGTTGATAACATGCAACATTACCAACAAAGCTCAAAAACTGACTAAGAGCTATCATACTGGAATCAAAGTTTCGGATCCGCAAAAGTAAATACAAAATACAGCAACAAAAAACCGACCTTTTATTCCTCGCAATTCTCAGCCGCTTGACAGAACCAAACTGCTTGAAAAAACCTGAAAATCGACACATACTTGAGGGTAATGCAACACAAAACAAACACTGCTGAAGTAAATTCAAGAATTCGACAATAACATCTGCTACAAAAACGAAAAACCAATACCTTCCATCTCATTCTCATAAAATCCATGCGGGACTCTTCCAATATACAAGACGGTTTGCTTTCttctctttatcttcaaatttcAGAATATCCCTCGCTGGACCACCCTCTAGCGGCTAATTTTTCCAAACAAAAAGTCAAAAACATGTTTACAACTCGCAACTTACTAATCGGCTCTAATAAATTGACAAACAGTAGCATACCAGGAAATCACGTGTTTCCTTTTTCGAAGCAGAGATATCAGCAGCGGCCTTCTTCAAATTCTTGGCGATCATTATCTTCTTAGCTTTCGTCCCCATTTTTCTTCAAACAAGAGTACACTTGTTGATCGAATCTATGCAAATTAACGAGCAGTTCATAATAAACGGGAAGAATACTTAACCCTCTGTTTAGCAGACCTATTTTTCATAGGACCTGAGGAGATTtggaaataaaattttcatttttaagtGTACAGTAGCACGATTTTTACAATACAGAAATCATGTTTAAAGGGACTCGGCGAGATTTTCTTTCAGTAAATGAAATCCtattaaaattgaaagaatttgatgtgATTTGGATTATAATGAACAACAAACCTTCGATTAACAAACAAATCATTATATAAATTAACGAATCTTACCTCAAACGTCAGCCTTTTGACAGCCTTTCGACTTGATTGCACAAATTTCAACGGCACCGGAAGGGTTTTTCCACAGCCGTGGTAGACGGCAGCGGGCAAAGAGGCAGGCCGAGTGTTCACTTAacctatttaatttttttttttttgttttttaatgtttttctcaTAATCCTGTAATGTTGGCCCAATGGGCCAATCCGCAATAAATCTTGTAATGGTTGATATCCACTATGtatggcataaataattataattttgtggCCTGAAATTGTAAATCTTATTAGATCTTGTATATtggttgttattattattattgaacaaTTTTATGTTGGTtcatgatataaaaaataatatttttttatgaataagaTCATATTAAAGATATGTATAATAAAATATACTTGTGAGACGATATTATAAAAGTTTTGGTTTGAGTAAGTCTCACGTGAGGCGGTCCAAAGGATTTATATCCATATACGAGTTGATTCAGTCAATATTCACAACAAAATAATActcttgacataaaaaataatatatttttttcatgaatctGGTTGAGTTGATAATCCACTATTTCATTGAAGTCTTGTGATTTATGAGATTAGtaagaaataacaaaaataattttttttattgatagcAGATAGATGATTATCCTTatcagaataaaaaataatcgtGATTAAGATTATACAAAAactattgtgagacggtctcacagatcaattttgtgggtcaaatctcttatttgggttatcaatgaaaaaaattactttttattgtgaatatcgataggttgatatgtctcataaataaaaattaatgagatcgtcttacaaaaaACTCACTCTTAAAGATTAATATCTGCTATTGATAGGAAATTAAcaattcttaatcattatttattcgAACCCTATTTTTGTTTTCTCCCatgtttattattaaatttaattaaaaagtttTTACGTTTTTCCGAGGGAAATATGTGCAGTTACGAAACTTACGTAGCACGAATGGGAAAAGGCGGCAGACTCGAATACAAGGGTAAACTCTTCGCGGAAAAATTCCCATATTTCCCGCTGCCATTTCGTCATATCGATGCAGGTGCGGCGTACAAGTTCAGTTTGATTTGTTCACAATTTAGTCCGCACATGTTTCCACTGTATAAGAACTCGGGCTGGACACCAAAAGAACGAATTCGAGCAGGTATTGACTTGACTTGTGGTTGGGTTCACTTTGTTTACGATGCTTTCAGAATGTTGGATGTCATCTTATCTTCATATCTATGTTGATGGGTTTGTTAGTTAGACATTGTGAAAAAAATCGCTGTTGATATTTGATATGTTCGCGAGAAACTATCTGCACTCAATCATCATGAATCGTTAGGCCCTCGTGTCGAAGAAATGGAGAAATCTTTTAGTGGACGGACGCGATTTGGACTGGTGGTAGTATATATACAGGTATAAAATTATTGGTTGGAATACTTGAAGTTTTCGAAACGTGCCATCACTCACTATAGTTAAGAGTGTCATAAAGTAAGGCAGTTGTCCCCAAGACAAGCACCTCCACTCTTAGCCTGAGGTAATTGTTCATAGAGCCTCAATTTAATGAAAGTCTTTCATAAGTTCTAGTTCGAAATTATGTTGGGAGCATGAAGGTATGCAATAAGATTATCTAGACTTTCTAATTCTGCTGTATAGGCGTGAATTTTTAGGATTGACAAATGTTTGTCAAAATATTCGTTTTATCTCTGTATTATCACTTGCAACAATGAAAGGAATATCGGTAGCACCCATAGTTCAAGAATTGTGAATGAGCATTATAGCATCAAAAGTACTAACTGTGGCTACGATGTTTTTAAGTATTACTTTTAGGAATCACGGTTTTGTTTTTTGGTGGACTTGGTGGCATTAACTTTTAAGGTGGTGTATAGGACTGCATATAGTTGTCATGGTAATGTGATGAGTTGCTGATAGATTATGTGATGAGCATATCCTGAGTAAAATGAGGTTTTTGTTTCTCCTTGTGCAGGAGGGGTTGTTGGacagttttatatcataaaaattcataaaacaaTGTCATAAGAAAAGCTTAAACTATTATATGAATATCATCTTGGAGTACTCTGCTGATATTGTCTACTTCCTTGCACTCTATCTCTAATATTTGATCCGGAGTTGCATATAGAGGATTCCATGTCTCAATAGAGGCTCTTGTATTTTATCCATGAATGGCATGAGTCACTCAACCATTGACATGGGTAAATAAAGTGTGAAATATCTCATAATCTTTCGTGGATATTATCGTGAGATTGGTGCCTGCCTTCAATAAAATTTCCATTCTCTTGGATTTCTAAGCAGCAGTATAATATCAAGATCCTTCAGTAAGTCCTGTATAAGACATTGATATCACGTTTAAGGAGTCTGTGGAATGAGGGGTTCGCCTATTCCTTTTTTCAATCTCATTTGACCATTTCTCATCAACTAGAATCTAACACTGGCAACTCACACTTCGGAGTTTGATGCCTCTTCCATATCGAAGTGCATGCGCCATCATTTTTCCTCCTCTGGCCTTCTATATAAGTATCTTCAGTCTCCTGATTGGCAGAACTAGAGTGGCATGCCTATTATCCTTTTGCTTTCTACTCATTGTGGACATTGTGTTGTTTGTTACATGAATTAGAAATACCATTGATTTACCATTGTCTGTTGCGGCTTTTGGCTTATTGTTTTGATCCGATACTGTAAGAAAGTTGGTTGGCTACTTGGCTTCTCGCCTTCTTTCAACTTCCATCATTCATGGAATAAAAGCATGGATTATTACATTGTGTATCACCTGAAATTAAATGTAGCATTGACTTCATCACACTTGCAGGTACCACCTCCTTTAACGTAACATGTTTTGGCATGAGAGGTACTGGAGTCGGTATTACTGGTTGTAAGACTCCCTTTAGGATGCATCGGTTTGTTCATCCACGATGAGCCTCAATCTTTCATCAGGTTTGGTCTGGATTTTTTCCTCTATCAGTAAaaattcctattcaattgaccGTGTCGCATGACtagataatcatatataatacaGCCCTATATATTACCAGTATCCAAGTTTCTGGATTAAAATAGTGAACTTCGTTCTATTAACTGGAGTGTTCAGTGGGAAAATTGATTTATGCCTTGATGTGATTCAAACTTCCAAATACAAAAGCATTAGTCATATATAAACTACTCATTGGTCATAACTAATGGAGATTTTACCCTTATTATCCTACACACACTATAGCTAATATGTACACACATAACATGTTGACAATTATCACTAGCTGACTCTTTACACGCGTTATGTGCATATATCTAATATTTTTTGTGTTAAAagtttttgtgttattttttcatgtaatgctttcttataataaattttattagaaatgatataaccatttaaaaatttaaaattttggataaagattaaacaaaatatttttgtagttttaaaatttttggaaatttgaTATGTTAGGTGAAAAGAATAcataaatttactaaaatatatttttataacattttttcttaaatgaaacatgataattttttatttttaaattaatgattttgttatattttttatcAGGGACATATCTAAAAAGGTTAAAATATAGAtacaaatttgattgaatttaaaatatagataaacataagtttgattttttaaaaaaagtttattttaacaacataaaaaaatttcatcgaTAAATTCATATAATGAGGATATTATTGTAATTTTATATACAGCTTCACCAAATAATTAGAAGCTAGTTAAATAGTAAGATTATTAGAAAAtcccaatttaaaaataattaggaatataatttaacttcaaataatatgtgagataattaaaatttaaataagtcATGGAAACAGATAATTTAAGAATATATCATATGGGAATTGTTAAATAAGCTAATAAATCTAAGCAATTAAGTATATTTTTGGGTATTTTATTTTGCGGATACACTTAGAAATACGGCTAGTGTCTTTAACAACAACAATAAGAGCGTTTTGGAAGTAAACTTCAACGAAAGAGAATCTTGAAGGTCAAAGTGAAATCTAACGTGGGGTAAATTCGTCTTGGCGTGATGAGTTTAGACCTGGTCGAACGGGTCTAAAAATGGGTTCGAGGTGAGTCTCTTTGGACCTGTCTCGTCaaaatatgttatatatttaaaaatataaaaagtatatgtatatatattattaatgatataattatattatttatactaaataattaatattttatctataattttagtttataaaatttttggattgaaatttttttattttattattatatgtttaatatgaaaatatattattgcaattttttttagatATTAATTGAATACAAGttgatatattttaatttgtgataatattaattttgttctgaatattattatttatataaattttgacatataaatttaatgattcgttaatttttaattttttaaattatagttTAATGACTCGTTGCCATCCCTGACTGCAAAGGTATCTTCCTTCGTATTGTGAAAAAATTACAGAAgacttttttccttttattatACTCATAATTAGAATGAGATATTCTTTTATTGCAAGAGAGAGGCAATGAGATTTCCTCTTAATGGGCCAAGGGAAACAAGATTCTCCTTTCTCTcatatacaatttttttctaTGTTCAACTCAAGGATTGTTAGATTTTCTTTTGATAAATAAGTTATTCCGTCGATCTCCACATATTTACAAGGGGGTTTGCGTCCCGGTGTTACCTCAATTCCAAGAAGGCCTTTGTTTTAATCCCATGAGTCAATAACTTAACGAGGCACTCCCTTAATGTGCTGGGATACGACCACTCGATTTCCCATTTAGTTTTTGTTTTGGGACTTTaatttcagatgatttgaatTGGAGTAGTTTTAACGTGGGAGGAATCAAGGGTATCTCTTCCGTCCGACCATTCATGAGATATTCCTCCGAGTTTCAGTGTGTGCCTTTTTTGTGAAATCAGTTCTATTTCTTAATATCCGTCTTTGctccgatttttttttttttttttttgtttaaaaaatgaGGATTGATTGTTTTACAGCCGCGTTGCTGTATACTTGAAATGATTGAAGAACCCGGTGTATTTCTGGTGACATGATAACATAATCAGACATAATTGTTCAAGGAAGAAACAATGGCTCATTTGCCACCAAAGAACTCTgacaaatatatacatgtaatatcAGTGTAAAACACATTCATTGATTACATCCCTTATTGTTTGTTACCTATTCTGCCAACACATTTGTATTCTTGAAAAATGGCTCAGTTGTGAGCGTAACATGAAAAAATCTGAACTATGGAAAAAATGGAACTTTTTTATGGCCCCCTCTTTCAACAGAGTACTCACGCTCTCTATAAATTATGTGCCTGCCGCTCATGTTAACTTGCTCTCAAGTTAATGAGGAGAGGAGGAACAAATGAATGGGTAAAATTTTTGTTAGCTGTCATATCTAGTCCTATTTTATCAGGTTTTTGTCTTCTCTTGGGGCAGATACAGGTCATTAACTCGTTTTTTATCTTACCCCGTAGCATACACTATTGTTGCTCATTAGGCTTAACCATCTTACTCGCAGGATGATGCAATCTGGAACTTAGCGGTCTTGGTGCTCGAGCTTTCTGGTCAAATCCTCTGACGCATACGAACCCTGAGATGCATTTCAAATTACGTCAATTAGTGGAGAAATAAGGATAGTTGTCTGCATGGGACTATGAACAAGATGCTCAATGGCATCGATATAGCAGAGACGGGTGGGATATTAATGCAGTATATACCTTTCCAGAAGCAGTACTGGATACCTTCAGTTGTCAGGCCTGGCAAGCACAATAGTATTTCTGTAAGCCAGAATttctttttatatttcatagttttatgaaattttatttatttacctTTGAAAATGGTCGTGACAGAGGTCCCAAAGAACACTGTCCGTCTTGGCAGGTTCCATAACAAACTTCTTGGAACAACGATAGGATTCATACTGGATTCATGATCCGCAAAAACCTGAGTACAATTTATTGATATGTTATCTCCAATTTGCAGAAATGAATTTACTTTCATCTCTGCGAAGATAAATGCAGAATCCTCTTGTGCAGTTTACAAATGGGGAGCATTTCTCCAGTACTTTGGAGTTCATTGTTACATATACAGAGCTCTTAAGAACATGGATTGTGTTACCTCATTGACCTGGAAATATGTGCCATTAAGCGGGAAACTTCCTCTCATTGCTGTCCTGCAAGGTATCTAAAAGGAGGTAGGCAATTCAGCAAAAATAAACAGAAGAAAAGGGAACCTAATGGCTCATAATTTTGTTTGatcattgatgatttttcacatTTGTGCTCACCAGAATTGTGCCTCTGACCGTTTGAGCCTGTGCTTCTCTTGAACTGCTGCAAGAAAAGCATGTTTTCTTGTCGCACATGCTACCTCCTTCCTGAGCTTCGCATTTACTTTCAGGAGGTATAACCGAGTCTGATGTCTCACCTGGTTAAGATAAAGTTGATTTAGGTATGATAATAGCTTTTTTACTGATATAATCGAGTTATAGTTTTTCTGCGCCTATAATATGACTCTATCCTTTTCTTTTGCTGAGGGTCATTTATTTTGTCTGTGTCAGTGAGAGGAGAAAGGGAAGGGGAAAATTTGACCATAGATTTATTATATAAGCATTATAAAtcatcatatatataatattttagccTCTTATACCATTATGGCAAAGAAATGCCTTTGTATTTTCATGCAGGCGTGATTGAACCGTATTATGTGATTAATTTTATACTAGGTACCTGGTGTCCATATAGCAAGAAGGTATGGACTTGGATCATCAGGTTCTCGTTTGTCCAGCTAAACATTTTAAGATTTATGGTCAGAGGAGTCAAATTGCATATGATCTTCAAAATTAAACCAAGACAAGAAATAACTAACCCCTTTCAGTATGGGATGTGAATTCGGTAGTTCATAGCTGCAGGAGTATGAATCATTAGTAACAGAAACTTATCCTTCTAGTTACATACTTACATCTAGGCTCAAGATGCTTGATGTGGTCGTGATACTTAAGGGAGCAATAACTATGCTATTTTCTGAGTTTGTTTCCTAATAAATTATTAAGGGAAACTATAAATCACTCACCTCTCGctatttttaataaaagaaaAGGACTTCTGAAATGTTAGTAAGCTCTTTTTAGTTTGACGGCTAAGTTTTAATTTCATTATCCAGACCACTACACGAGATAACATTTTCGACCCAACATAATTTTGTATGTCACGTAAAATTTCCTCTGTTAGATATCCTACAGTTTTGTCCCCTTCTTATGTTCTAGCAAGAGACTATTACTTACACTTGATGCTCTGTCCGCAGTCGACTCACGTTCTTCAGTTTGGGCATTGGAATAGAAGCAAACTCTGGACTTAGAGCAACTAAGGCTTTGGACATGTCT from Primulina tabacum isolate GXHZ01 chromosome 14, ASM2559414v2, whole genome shotgun sequence includes:
- the LOC142525496 gene encoding LOW QUALITY PROTEIN: putative RNA-binding protein C1827.05c (The sequence of the model RefSeq protein was modified relative to this genomic sequence to represent the inferred CDS: deleted 1 base in 1 codon), with protein sequence MGTKAKKIMIAKNLKKAAADISASKKETRDFLPLEGGPARDILKFEDKEKKATVLYIGRVPHGFYENEMEGFFKQFGSVKRLRIARNKRSTGKSKHFGFIEFESPEVAKVVADCMHNYLMYEHLLQVSLVPQERVHPQIWKGMNRSYKPLDWVQIERRRQDKEKTFEQQQKLVTGILKRDKKRRKRIEAAGIDYECPEIVVGLQSVPKKIKFDFD